The sequence TTCATCGCCCTCAGTCAAAGCCCGCATTTTATTACTTTGGTCTATTACAAAAGCTTTGCCGGGCACTACAGCTTTTAAATCGGAGCGCTCAATCTCAACCAAATCATCAAGGTTGGGGGGTAAATCTCTAAGTATTAATGGTGCAAACGGGTCGGTGGTTAGTGTGACTGGAGTCAGCTTCTGGTCGCCCGCCGACGAGTAAAGTTCTGGAATCGACGAGAAGTATGCATTTAAAATTATTTCGTAAGTAACCAACAACTCGGTTTCTTTCGTTTTCTTATTTGTTGTTTCTAAACCACGTAGTGCCATCGAACTGATTTTATATAAGAGCCGATTGTTTTCGAGATACCAGATGAAGCGGAAAAGATTTTCAAAGGTTGCCTCGCCTTTTAAATTGTAAGTATTAAATCCATAATTTTGTGCGGCATTGGAACCTACGAAAATCATATCTAATTTTATTTCGCCGCTTCTGCCAATCAACTGATTAATATAATTATAGGTTTCGCCTGTGATATTGACTGGTGGAATATCCTTGTTTCTCGATTCCCATCTTTCTTTTGTGTTGATTAAGTGTTCGCTTAAAGAATTATATTGATTGACTAAGTCAGGAGTGTTTTGCAGTTCTGCATCTATCGTCTGTATTTGCTTTTGTATAGTTCCAATTTTTTTAGGTAGATGAGCACTCCTGAAATAAAAACCGATTGCTAAAATAATCCCTAGAAGAACTCCTAAAACAATTGTATTTCGTAATATATAAGACACTTCATCCTCCTAATCTCTTAATGTGGTTTTTCTTCTGGTTGTTGGGGTGATCCAGTCTGTTGACTAATCGGCGGTTCGTTTTGCCGAATTTCGGTACCTGTTGGAACGCTAAGCTCATAGTTGTAAACCGTTTTTTCTCGTATCTCTTCTTGAAGTACTTTATTTAAAACTGCGTTCGAAAGATGTTGTGCAATTTTGGGAATTCTTGAGCGATATATTGCAAAACCGTTAAATGCTAATTTTTTATCAGGGGCACTCTGCATGGCGGTAATCCAGAGAGAGTTGATATTTTCGACGGAGTGCGATACTTTCTCGATCAACTGCGACCATTTGTCATATCCCGGAACAATTGAATCGTAAACTGAAAGTGCAAGACGATATCGTTCGAGTTGGTTATTAAGACTACTAATTATAACTTGTAGTCTTTGATTTTCTTCTAATTGTGCCTGCTTTTGTGCAAGAATTTCCTTTTGGGAAGCTAGTTCGGAATTAAGCATTGATATTTGATAAGTGAAATAAAAAGTACTAAAAAATATTAGAATAAGAAGTAGATACCCGTGCCATCCTAATTTAAAAGCACGTTGTTCTTCACGAATAAAATCGGGAAGCAAATTAATAGGATAGAACGCAGGGTTGTTCTCGTCTAAAATTTTCCAGGCAGTCGCTATTGCCACAGCATATTCGGGAATAAGCTCTTGCGTTTCGGGGGAAAGAAAACTTGTATCAAGATAAGGTGTTTGCAAATACTGGATATCGACTTCGGGTAATTGATCTTTAAGAAACTCGTCGAAGGTAATACGGCGGCTTTCGCCTGCTAATAATATCCTGTCGATTCGTGGAATTCCTAAATTATCTTGTTCCAATAAAAGGCGGCTATAGACAGTATTTTGGATGTTTATTGAATCGTAGCCTTCGCCTAATACTGGTGCGAAATGGAAGAACTCAGACCCTTTCATAAAAATTAAACGGGTAAACTCGGTTCCTACGTAAACGATAGCGCTGATTTCATCAGGAGCGAAACCGTAGTTGGCACGTGCTAAATTCATTAGCGCGATATCTGATGTTTCGATCAGAGGAATTTTTGGAGTGCGGTTGTCGAGGAAAGGTTTAATGTCTTCAATCGTACGGAACAAACTAATGCCGTCTTCGCGAACAGCGCAAACCAAGTTTCTATCGGATGAATAGAAAACATCGACAGAATCTTGTGCCGGTTGAACAGAACGAACTTTCTTTAACTCTTCAATGATTCTCTCTTTAAGCTTTGTTCCTTTCAACCCGAAATCGCTCTCGATTGTATGGTAGTAAACGCTTGGTTCAGAAATCGCATATCCAAGTAAATATGAAGTTGGTTTATATCCAGACAAGAGTCCAATCAAAACACTGTTGTTGTCCTCGCTGCTATCCGAGCGATCTGCCCCGGTTGGTATCGAGAATGTATCTGTTGTGGTTTCAGCGAAACCATCTGACAAATCTTTGAGCTGCCGTTCTTCTAGTTTGTTTACGAGCGAGGCAACTTTTAGTTCGTCAATAACAACACTTTTACCCTTCTTCGATAATTTAGCAAATTTAATTTCAAGCCCATCAACAAAAAGACCGACGGCACTTTTTTTATTACCTCTCATGGTCGCCATTATATATAGAACCTTTCATGTATATTTGCCATATTAACTTCCATAAACTTATAAACAATTTAATAAATTGTTTTATCAAAAAAAAACACGAAGTTACTGTGTTACTAAATTTAAAATTTGCTGCAGCCGACGCTTGTTATTTGCGTAACTCATGGCATTTTCAAGTGAAACCCTTTTTGTTAAATATAAGCGCTTTAAATCCTGTTCTAAAGTAGTCATTCCTTCGTCGCCAGACTCAGACATCATCTGGTATATCTCGCTGGTATTATTATTTTTGATTGCTGCTTTTACAGAAGGATTAGCCACCATTATCTCCTTGGCTAATACTACTTTACCATCTAAACTTGGAATAAGTTTTTGCGATATTACTAATTTAACAACATCTGCCAAACGATTACGTACACGTTCCTGCTCGTATGGTGGAACTTCTCCGATAATTCTATCGATACTTTCAACCGCCGACGAGGTGTGAAGAGTTGAAAAAACTTTATGACCGCTATCGGTGATTTCAAGAGCTGTCATAATTGTATCCGGGTCACGCATCTCACCTATCACGATAATATCGGGATCTTGGCGAAGCGACTGTATAGCTCCTTCTTTGAAGGAGAGAACATCTCGTCCAATTTCCCGATGACGGATTATACATCTATCTGACTTATGCACATATTCGATAGGCGAAGCAATTATAACAACATGTCCATCTACAGAATGATTGTTGGCGTCGATGATTGTATCTAATGTAGAACTTTTTCCTGAACCAGTAATACCGGTTACGAGTATCAAACCCTCCATCGTATGAGCGAGATTGAGTATTTTAGAAACATTCGAGTGAAAGTCTAATGATTTATACGGACGCACGACGGCATTTATAACACGCATATTTAACGCTAACTGGTCGAGGTCGAAGTAAGTATCGGCACGAAAGCGGTACATCAGATCATTTTTAAAAATAGTATATGAAAAATCTAAATTACGATTTTCGAAAAGAAATTGTCTTTGGCGTTCGAGCAAAATAGTAAGAATGATAATGTTGACTTCATCGAAAGAAAATGAACCGGAAGCTGTATCCGGTTTTTTATCGCCATAAATACGATACCATATTCTTCCCTGCGATCCGAAGCCACCTATATCGATATCGGAGGCATGGTTTTCTTCCATCCGAATTAAAAAACTATCGAATAATTTTTTTATGATAGTACGTTCTTCAGGACCCTGACGATTTACGAGGTCGCCGATAATCATCATCCTCTCGACACCGTAAGCGGTATCAGGAATACTTGCGGTTATCTGTTTTAATATTAATTTTGCTTCTTCCATTAATAACTGACTGAAGTTACGCAAAAGAGTCATTTTTAGATGTTTCGCTTCGCTCAACATGACAAAAAGTCAATTCTGCGTAACTTCAGTAACTGACTTTAATTATGTCCTGATAAAACATTGAAAAATATAGTTTAATATATGAAAATTATTTACAGTTGTCAATATTCAGGAATTCTAACATTTTCCCACCATTGGGTGATAGAGTAAGTTGATCGATAAAATCCTGGAAAAAATGGTGGTCTTACAGATGGGTCGCTAAGCCGTGGGTCATAATAATATCGCTTAGAAAAACCATTCACCAGAGTTGATCCGGCAAATCGCCCTACCGCTCCTCGTCTATCTTGTATAAGCCCACCTATTATTCTTAACCAACCACTCACAGGTCTTGAATTCCAATTTTCAGCTGTAAATGAGCCAGATCTCGAAAAAATACTCGCATGAATTTCGCAATTGGTGTTATTTGCAGTATTATTTGATACGATAACATTTGTCTCAGATACAAGACCTAACATATCATCGGTTGAAGGAATTGTTAAAGGATTTCGTTCATATGTCACATCATCAACTATAAACATTTCATTTAATGAGCCAATAGATAGTCGGCCATCCAGTTGACCTTTTACGTACACTCGCTGATTTCCTAAAATAACTCCGTTGAATCCTGCAGCATTAAGTGTAATAGAATCTACAATGGGACCCGATACGGAATTTTGTATATAAGCTTTGCCATCATTGTTGGCGGCGGTCCCTGCCGATAATGTTACCCAAATATTATTTGTATATCTTCTTCCACCTGAAGTTGATGCGGCTATTAGTTCGTTTAAGTTTGTTGGATATTGAATTGGTGAAACACCAGTCTCGTATCCCTTTTTAAAAATAGCGTTACTTCTTCCGCTGCCAGGTTTTGGATTGAAACCTTTTGCCGTTGTAACTTTCTCAATAAAAACCGGGCTGCCGCTTATGTGGAAATTACCATTGGAGTGAACGCGACCCCAGACTGTATCGCCAGTTATCCAGAAAACATTTCCTTCAAAATTGGTCATCCACGCGTACATTGAGAAGCTTTGAGTTAACTGTTTTGAAAAGAAAACTTCTACCGTATCGCGATAAGTTTTGGGAGGAGTCACTCGGGTGCTTATAAACGTAGAAACTGTGCGAAGTCGTAAGGTTGACATGTTTAAACTGTCAACCCTTGAAACAAATGAACCGCCTTTAAGGTTGCCCGTAGTAAAAGTTTGCGTTGGCATTGCCCCACGGAAAGAAGGGTTCTGATATAATTTGCTGACGGCAGCATTTGCGCCCATCACCGCAAGGTTGTGTGATTGTGTAATATCAAAATAGTATGCCATATTATCGATAGAATTAGATTCGAGCCTATTTAAGCGAGTGCCAACTATTCCGAAAATGATTCCGAAACCTAACACAAGTATTATTGCGCCTTTGCCAAACATAATATTTCTCCTTTATCGTTTAAAATTTTGTGATGCGAGCCGAGTTTGCCGCCAGTAAGAACTTGAGAATAAGGCACTTTGTTCACCGGGACGCACATCTCGTGGATCACGATATAGTGCATACGAATTTTGAACTTCTAACGTAATCTCGACTATTTTAATCATAGCTAAATCATTTGCAGCAACCGGTGGTGTGAGTGTATCCAATTGTCCTTGGCTATAATATCGCAGTTTAAAACCAGTTACTATCCCTATACTTTGGCGCGTTCCACCATTTACACGCCTGTGGAGGAAACGATCCCTTTCATTTTGAGTGTGAGCAAGTTCACTCACCTTACCCGACCAATATTCGATTCTATCGGGAGTACCGTCCCTATCTATGTCTGATAAAAAAGTGATAGCTGTATCGCGTGCAAAAATAACCGAAGCTGAATCCTCATTTACACCGACCCCCATATTCCTGAACTCCCCTTCAACAATTTGGACTGTCGATATCAACATTTGCTGAACAAGTACATCGCCGTTAATTATGTATGAATTTTCAGCTACAACATTATTTGCATTAATAATACCCAGAAGCAACACGCCACCGATTATCGATGCTATTATTATATCAAGAAAAGTTGCCATATCTTCCTCATTTATTTTTTAGTCAAAGTGAAAATATCCCATTACCATAGATGTCTTTAATGTATCAGTACTTAAGGGTTGGATACGACTGACAAATAAATCAAGCCGCTTTACGAAAGTTCTATTAGAAAGCTCTATTTGATTAATATTATCAGGATTTACGTAATAGACTTTAAATGTCGTTTTGTATGTCCCAATTATTCCAGGATTTGATCCCTCGATTATTGAAAAATTGTTCAAATCATCAATATCGTCAAAAGTGGAAAAACTTGTTTCTGGGTCTTCGTATGCAGGGGGCGGGTTTTCCGGACCCAATAAATTTGGATGCGTTAATAGATTCATGTTTGCTGCTGTGATATTAGAGTCGATTGTAGCTTCATCAAAATTTAAACCGTTTGCAAGCTCCATATATGTAGTGGCGAGAGTTAATTGGTAGATACCTAATTGAGCGCTATCAACCGTATCTCCACTTCGTGCTAAAAGCTGATAAAAAGAGACTATTAAAGTTGAGAAGAGTATTAGAGCTCCGATGGTCAGCAGAGTTTGGTTAGTTGACATATTTACTGTCTCCTCAATTTTTATTTTTATAAATATCGTTAATAATTTTCATAAATCTTTAATTGTTTCATTTCTTCTCAATCACAAAATTCCGGTATAAAAGTGAGAAGTATCACCAATAATTCTACAATGGATATGCCAAGCCTGTAGATATAAATTAGAAGATTTAAAGATATAGGTTTCGGAAGAATAGTGAATGTAAAAAGTGAATGAAGAAAAGTAAAAATTACCTTTAGCCCTTGTAATATCTACATTAGAATTTGCCATATGATACTAATCTTCAGTTGTTGTGGCAAGTATTTCCTCAAATGTTGTTACACCCTCCATCATCCTTTCCATACCGGCTCTACGCAGCGACCACACACCATCTTTGGCAGCTTGTTCTCGAATTGCGTTTTCATCTATATCGTTTCCTGCACTTACTATCAGTTGTTTAATTTCGCGTGTGAAATATAGAGCTTCGTGAATTGCACATCGTCCTTTCCAGCCCTGGTTACATTTTTCGCAGCCGACTGGCTCGTAGAAAGTGTTGTTGTCCAGCATTTCTTCTGTAAAGCCAAATTTTTTATAGATTTCTCTTTCCTGTTCATTTAATATCATCGGCTTTTTGCAGTTTTTGCACAATGTTCGAATAAGTCGTTGAGCAACTACAATATTTATGGCATAAGCGATGAGAAACGGTTCTACACCCATCTTAAATAAACGTGAAATAACACTTGGCGCATCGTTCGTATGTAATGTGGAAAATGTAAGGTGACCTGTATTAGCAAGCTTTATAGCAATTTCTGCTGTAATTTTATCACGCATTTCTCCCACAAGAACTATATCAGGGTCGTGCCTTAATATACCTCGAATTGCACTATCAAAATCCATCTTTGGACCAATCTTTAATTGTCTGGCTCCCTTAATAATGTACTCGACAGGATCTTCTACAGTCAGTACGTTTACTGTTGGATCGATTACCTGATGTAAAGCTGCAATAAGTGTTGTACTTTTTCCGCTTCCGGTAGGACCGGTTAATATCACGATTCCTTGTGGTTTTGAAATTGCTTTGTAGAAAAAATCGCGGGCAGGTCCTTGTAAACCGAGTTTGTTCAAATCTGTAATTACTTTCCGATCGTCGAGGACACGAATTACAATGCTTTCTAATTTGTGGCTGAACTCGGTGGCTACTATAGGCATAATTGAAACGCGGAAACGCATCTGGTGTCCATCAATAATACGCTGGATAAAACCATCCTGCGTCATTTCACGCTCGAAGCGGTCGATATTTTTCGACCTGTCTTTTACTACTGCGGCAATCGCTTCGGGCATTGTGTTTTCTTGTGTATGCCAAAGTTTTAAATTACCATCTAATCTAAAGAGGAAATCGGTGCGGTTTCCTTCTCTCGCTATAATATGTATATCGCTTGCACCTTGACGAACTGCTTCAACTAATGCTCCTTCGACTAAATTTATCAGAGCGCTTTTACTGATTTCAGCTTCGAGAGCTTCTTCGTCAACGCCTTCTTCTTCTTTTACATTAAGACCGATATCTGAGGTTTCAAGAAGTTTTAAAAATTCATTTTCAGGGGGGAATATTTTCTCTAATAAGTTTGTAATTTCTTTGAAGCGGCAATAGCATACCTCGTATTTTTTAACACCAAAGTTCCGTGCTATAATCGGGATACGTTTATCGGTAGGATCAGCTGCTATGATTATCAGTTTCTCAGAAACTTTATCATCGAACTTCAGAGGTATAATTTTGGTCTCTATCAACATCGAACGATAAGCATCCGGCAAAGCTTCGACTGTTTTTTTTATGAAGGCGATTCGCGGTTGATCGATAACCTCATCGGTAAGATAGATTTCACGAAAGGCGTATAAATTGGCAACCTCACGAAATACAGAATCGTGATCGATGTTAAAATCTGATACAAGAATTTGCCCCAAATTACGCCGCTTTTTCTTGTCCTCTGTATCTTTTATTCGAAGCGAATGTTCTAATACTTCATAATCGATAATACCCTTTTTAAGAAGAGTATATCCTATTTTATCAGTAATGTCGATTTCGGGCATATTTAGGTAAACCAACTAATTATATTTTGCAATTCGATGAACCCCATACCTGGGCGTTTCGGTTTTATAAATGCCGTTTCAGATGAAACAAGTGTTAATCCTGTTAGCACTATCATAATAATCATTGTTATCCAGAGTTGTATAAAATCGATAGCATTGCGCATTTTATAACTTGTTTCTTTTTCATAGTATTCAGCTAATTGGTGAGCTGTATGTTTTACTGTGCCTGTTTCGGCGCCGCTATGGAAACGTGATATTGCTGTTCTTGTGAATACACCCGTTGCCTCGAAAGCATCTGTAATACCTGCCCCCTTTTCGACCATCATCGGAATTGCTATGGTTTTTATTTGGGCTTCCATATATTTGTTTCCGCAAGCTTCGGCTGCCATTTTTATAACATCGATATTTTCGCCGGAGCCACTATAGAGAGCATGAAAAACACGGCAAAATATTTCGATACTTGTTTTATGAAGCAGCGACCCGATTGCCGGAATTTTCCAGATAAACCTGTCCAATATGTACTTACCCCGCGGAGTTGTAAAAAAGCGTATCGCCAGAACAGTAGGGACTAACGTTATAATCAAAATGACAACGATGTTATCGAGTATGAAATAGCTCAACTGGAGTGTTGCATTGGTCATTGGGGGCAGATCTATTTTCATTTTTGCAAATATCTCAGCCATCGGTTTAAATATCCATCCGATGTAATAAATTACAGCGGCAAAAAGGGCAGCCAGTGTAACTAAGGGCATAATGAGTGCACTTTTTAAATCTTTTTTAAACTGTGCCTGACGTTCAAGAAATTTTGCT comes from Bacteroidota bacterium and encodes:
- a CDS encoding type II secretion system F family protein, which translates into the protein MPEFRLEGISTNGKTVQGILEADNSRLAKEKANQMAVQRKFKVINLTPRATFLYKVQRAAEKPITGEQKAFTKEEVQEALSKMGFRVLYVRKKLFDLKPKPPMSDIVTFVRVSADLIRQKLPYNEILQLMTNDIENKTLRDTIREINTELKQGKDSEKVFVKQEAVFGKFTAHMLGLASKSGNMAEIYESTAKFLERQAQFKKDLKSALIMPLVTLAALFAAVIYYIGWIFKPMAEIFAKMKIDLPPMTNATLQLSYFILDNIVVILIITLVPTVLAIRFFTTPRGKYILDRFIWKIPAIGSLLHKTSIEIFCRVFHALYSGSGENIDVIKMAAEACGNKYMEAQIKTIAIPMMVEKGAGITDAFEATGVFTRTAISRFHSGAETGTVKHTAHQLAEYYEKETSYKMRNAIDFIQLWITMIIMIVLTGLTLVSSETAFIKPKRPGMGFIELQNIISWFT
- a CDS encoding ATPase, T2SS/T4P/T4SS family; this translates as MPEIDITDKIGYTLLKKGIIDYEVLEHSLRIKDTEDKKKRRNLGQILVSDFNIDHDSVFREVANLYAFREIYLTDEVIDQPRIAFIKKTVEALPDAYRSMLIETKIIPLKFDDKVSEKLIIIAADPTDKRIPIIARNFGVKKYEVCYCRFKEITNLLEKIFPPENEFLKLLETSDIGLNVKEEEGVDEEALEAEISKSALINLVEGALVEAVRQGASDIHIIAREGNRTDFLFRLDGNLKLWHTQENTMPEAIAAVVKDRSKNIDRFEREMTQDGFIQRIIDGHQMRFRVSIMPIVATEFSHKLESIVIRVLDDRKVITDLNKLGLQGPARDFFYKAISKPQGIVILTGPTGSGKSTTLIAALHQVIDPTVNVLTVEDPVEYIIKGARQLKIGPKMDFDSAIRGILRHDPDIVLVGEMRDKITAEIAIKLANTGHLTFSTLHTNDAPSVISRLFKMGVEPFLIAYAINIVVAQRLIRTLCKNCKKPMILNEQEREIYKKFGFTEEMLDNNTFYEPVGCEKCNQGWKGRCAIHEALYFTREIKQLIVSAGNDIDENAIREQAAKDGVWSLRRAGMERMMEGVTTFEEILATTTED
- a CDS encoding ATPase, T2SS/T4P/T4SS family; amino-acid sequence: MTLLRNFSQLLMEEAKLILKQITASIPDTAYGVERMMIIGDLVNRQGPEERTIIKKLFDSFLIRMEENHASDIDIGGFGSQGRIWYRIYGDKKPDTASGSFSFDEVNIIILTILLERQRQFLFENRNLDFSYTIFKNDLMYRFRADTYFDLDQLALNMRVINAVVRPYKSLDFHSNVSKILNLAHTMEGLILVTGITGSGKSSTLDTIIDANNHSVDGHVVIIASPIEYVHKSDRCIIRHREIGRDVLSFKEGAIQSLRQDPDIIVIGEMRDPDTIMTALEITDSGHKVFSTLHTSSAVESIDRIIGEVPPYEQERVRNRLADVVKLVISQKLIPSLDGKVVLAKEIMVANPSVKAAIKNNNTSEIYQMMSESGDEGMTTLEQDLKRLYLTKRVSLENAMSYANNKRRLQQILNLVTQ